The window GCGGGCGCGGAGACGCCGACGACGACCACTGACGCGGTCACGACCAGCACCAGCGTGTTGATCGCGGCGGCGCCGAAGCCGCTGTCGACCCACGCCCGGCTCCAGTTGCCGAAGTCCGGCGCGGCGGGCAGCGACCACGGGGTGTTGAGGATCTCGCTGCTGCTCTTGACCGAGCTGATCAGCATGAACAGGAACGCGAACAGGCAGAAGGAGACGAACAGCCACACCGCGGTGGTGCCGATCGGCCGCAGTACTGGGATGCGTGGGGTGGTGCGCGTGGCGATACGTGTTGTCACTGGATCCTCCGGACTAGAACTGGACCGCGTCGCGGCGCATGGCCCGACGCAGGAGCGCGACCATGCCGGTGACCAGCAGCAGCATCACCAGGGCCGAGGCGCAGGCGTAGCCGAAGCGGTACTGCGGGGTGGCGCCGCCGAACGTGACGCCGTAGACGAACACGGCGGCGTTCCACTCGTAGGCGGGCGGCATCTGCCCCTGACTGGCGCCGAAGGCGTAGATGAACTCGAACACCTTGACCGAGCTGATCGTCCACAGCACCGCGGCCACACCGATGACGTCCCACGACAGCGGAAGCGTGATGTGCCGCAGCTTCTGCCACGCCGACGCACCGGCCAGCGACGCGTCCTCATAGAAGTAGCCGGGGATCCGGTCGACGCCCGCCATCAGGATCGCGACGTAGAAGCCGGTGCTGATCCACACCATCGCGATCATGATCATCAGGAAGGCGCTGTCCGGCCCGATCCACGCCACCGGCTCGCCGCCGAACTTGACGATGAGCGCGTTGAGCAGGCCGTCGTGCCGGAGCAGGAAGCCCCAGAAGATGGCGAGCACGATCGGCGAGACGATGTGCGGCAGGAAGATCACCCCGCGCACGAAGCCTTTGCCCTTCATGTCCCGCAGCAGCAGCATGAAGCTGAACGCGAGCACGAAGATGCCGATGCCGACCACGACCAGGATCAGCAGCGTGTTCCAAAAGGACTCCAGGAACAGCGGGTCGTCGAACAGCGCGGTGAAGTTGTCCGTGCCGCGCCAGGTCGGAGTGTTGATGCCGTCCCAGTTGGTGAAGGCGGCGTACACCGAGTACAGCGTCGGCCCGATGAACAGGACCAGGTACAACGCCAGCGGAATCGCCAGGAACGGGCCGAAGATCCGCCGCTGCCTGCGGGCCAGCGGCGACTGCCCGCCGCGCACCGGGCGGGGCCCCGCGGGCCGCCGGGAGTCCCGGCGGCTCGCGGACCGCTGCTCGAGGTTCGCTTGCTCGAGGGTCACAGCCATCAGCCCTGCGTCTTCCAGAACTCGACCGACTTCGCCTTGACCTGGCTGACGAAGTCCGCGGCGCTGGTCTTGCCCTGCACCAGGGACTGCGCGACCGGCTGGAACGCGGTGGACTCCCAGCCGCCGAACTTCAGGCCGAGCGCGGCGCCCGAGGGGTAGACCGCCTTGTCCTGGAACGACTTGCTCAGGCTCTCCAGCGCCGCGGGGGCGGGGATGTCGGAGCGCGGGGTGATGTTGTCGGCCTTGGTGCTGATGCCTTCCAGTCGCGACTTGTTCAGGAAGTACGCGATGAACTTGCCCGCCGCATCGGAGTTCTTGGCGGTCTTGGGGATGCCGAAGCCGAAGAAGTTGACGCCGACCGCGTCGGTGCCGCCGTCGATCCGCGGCAGCTGCACGGAGCTGTACTCGAAGCCCGGCGCGGCGTAGGTCTTGGTCTCGCTGGTCACCCACGAGCCCTGCAGGATGTAGGCGGCCTTGTTCTGCGCCCACAGGTTCTGCTGCGCCGGGTACTGGCCGGAGTTGTAGCCGGGGGCGAAGTAGCCGCCCTTGACCAGCTTCTCCACCCTGGTCACCGCGTCGAGGACCTTCGGGTCGTCCCAGGCGGCGCCGGTGCGGTCGCTCGCCAGCTTCTGCATGCCCTCGGGGCCGACGGCGCGGATCAGGGTGAGCAGCGGCCAGTACTTGGCCACGCCGGTGTTGTCGGCGTCGAGGGCCAGCGGGGACACGCCCTTGGCCTTGGCGGCGTCGAGCAGCTTGACCAGGTCGTCCCAGGTCTGCGGCTGCTCGGTGGGGACCTGCTTGGCGTTGAACCACAGGCCTTCGCCGGTCACCTCGTAGGGCACCATGAACGGCTTGCCCTCTTTGTCCTTGAGGTAGTCGACGTACTTCGACGGGATGACGTCGGAGACCTTCTTGCCCTCGCCGGGAACCTCGAGGTTGTAGACCGAGGTCAGGTCGGCGGCCTGGCCGGTGTTGGACAGGCCGTTGCCGAGCTGGTTCATCGACTGGTCGACCAGGTCCGCGGCGGCCTTGGTGCGCAGCGACGGGGTGAGCTTCTTCATCACCTCGCGGCCGTGCCACTGGACGTCGACTTTGACGCCGGTGTCCTTGGTGAAGGAGTCGATGGCCGCCTTGATGACCTGGGCCTGCGGCTCCTTCTCCTGCCACATGGACCAGTACGTGAACTCGCCGGAGCCCCCACCGCTTCCGGCGTCGCTCGGCGACCCGCAGGCCGACACCGCGAGCAGGGCGCTGAGGCCGAGCGCGGCGAAACTGATGGAACGGCGCAGCCGCCCGGTTCGGGTCATGATCTACAGACCACCTATCTGGGACTCGTTCGCGCGGGTCGCCCCGGCGCGCTGGGGGTGAGGGAGTTTGGCCGCGGCGACGAGCGCCCGCAGCACGGCCGAAGCCGATCGGGGCACCAGCCCCAGGTGATAGAGGTGCAGCTCGCTCAGACCGGCGGCGGCGAACTCGCCCGCCCAGTCCTCAAGAGACGGTCCCTCCGGCGGTCGGACGGTGTCCGGCCGGAAATATCCCCCGACCGCGATGTCGTCGCCGACAGCCGCGGACATCTCTCGCAGCCGGGCGACGGCGGCGTCTCCGCCCGCCCAGCAGTTCGCCACCACACTGTCCACATCGGAACCGAGTGGCCCCCCGATGGCGGTGAAGGCGTCGGTGGCCCAGCGGTCGGCGGCGCCGTGCAGGGTCACCGGCAGGTCCGGGCGGGTGGCCCGGGCGCTGTCGACGACGCGTCGGCGGATCGTGACCGCCGTGTCGGCCAGGACTCTCGCCAAGGCTTCGGCGAGATCGGCGCCGAGCGCTTCCTCCACCGACTCCGGCCCTGCCCCATCGACGTCCACACAGGACCGCACCTGGGCGGCCAGCCGACGTGCGTCGATGCCCGCACCGGCGTAAAGTTGTTCGCAAGCGGCGCAGAAGCAGAGCGATAGCAGCCGCTTCTGCGTCGCGGTCCACTGCGCGAAGTCCACTTTGTCATGGTGTCCGCCGTGGTCGATCCCCAGCCGCCCGCACGCTTCGAGGATCACGCCGTCCGGCTCACCGGTCACGACGATCTCACTCGCGAGGGTCGCGCAGTAGTCCACGACTTCCTCGGCGCTCGGGCACAGCGCGTACTCGTACGGCTCGCCGAAAGCGTTGCGCACCACCAGGTCCGGGTTCGCCGCACCCAGCACGCTGCTGTGGGTGAACACCATCCACGCGTACACGCCCAAGCCGTGCCCGCGGATCGCCTTCGCGGCCGCGCCGAACGGGTCGGGCTCGCCCAGCCAGTCGGCGAAGCGCGGGGTCAGCCTGCGCCCCTGCCAAGCACTCTGTCGCACCGGGAGGTAGCAGGCCGCGTGCGGCGTGGTCATCAGCCTGCGCGTCGGGTGTTGCGGGGTCGGAACCCTGGTCGTGTGGTACGCGGCGGCGAGGGCCACCACGTCGACGCCGACCTCAGCTGCCCGGGCGGGCGCGTCCGGGTCACCGGCGAAGTCCCAGGGATAGGCGTAGCCGACTGTCTTATCGATACTCATCACCACTGTTACCACCTAGGCTTGCGCAGCTCGTAGGACGGGTCGATCCGGCGCATGTAGCCGGTGTCGTCGCGGTCGCGAATGCCGCAGGACAGGTACTGCTCGTGCAGCCCGGCGAGCGCGTCGCGGTCGAGTTCCACGCCGAGTCCCGGTGTGGTCGGCACCCGCACTGATCCATCTACAAAGGACAGGACGCCGGGTTCGATGACGTCCTCGGACTTCCACGGCCAGTGCGTGTCGCAGGCGTAGGTCAGGTTCGGCGTCGCGGCGGCCAGGTGCACCATCGCGGCGAGGCTGATCCCGAGGTGGGAGTTGGAGTGCATGGACAGGCCCATGCCGAAAGTCTCGCAGATGCCCGACAGCAGCGCCGACCGTCGGAGGCCGCCCCAGTAGTGGTGGTCGGAGAGGATCACGCCGACCGCGTCCTGAAGGACCGACGGCTTGAGGTGGTCGAAGGAGACGACACACATGTTGGTGGCCAACGGCATCGGCACCGCGCGGGCGACCTCGGCCATCCCCTCGATCCCAAGGGTCGGGTCCTCCAGGTACTCCAGGACGCCGTCGAGTTCGGCGCCGACCTTGATGGAGGTCTCGACCGTCCACGCGGCGTTCGGGTCGAGCCGCAGCGGCAGGTCGGGGAATTCCGCGCGCAGGGCGTGGATCGCGGCGATCTCCTCGTCCGGCGGGAAGACGCCGCCCTTGAGCTTGAGCGCGGTGAAGCCGTATTCGTCGACCATCTTGCGCGCCTGCGCGACGATGCCCGCCGGGTCGAGTGCCTCGCCCCACGAATCCGGCTCGAAGCCGGGGTGCGCGGCCCACTTGTAGAAGAGGTACGCGCTGAACGGGACGGCCTCCCGGACCGCGCCGCCGAGCAGGTCCGAGACCGGACGGCCCAGCAGCTTTCCCTGCACGTCAAGGCAGGCGACCTCGAACGGCGAGTACACCCGGTCGACGGTGCCGCTGGTGGTGATCATCCCGGTGAGTCCGTGGCCGTCGGCCCCGGTGTTGCCGGAGAGGACGCGCTTGGCGGTGGCGAACATGGCGTTGAGCGCGAAGACGTCGTGGCCGACGATCGCGTCGGCGACCGCGCGCAGCCGGTCGAGGTGGCCGGTGTCGGCGTAGGTCTCACCGAGCCCGGTGACGCCGTCGGCGGTGTGCACCTCAATGATCGTGCGGATCGCGTAGGGCTCGTGCACGCCGACCGCGTTGAGCAGCGCCGGGTCGGCGAAGGCGACGGGCGTGAGGGTGACGCCGGTGATGGGGACGCTCATCCGGCCACCGCCGCGGCGGTGAGGGCGAGCCCGGCGGCGATGATCCGCTCCAGCTCGACGACGTGCTCGGGCGACGGCTCCACCAGCGGCGGGCGGACGGTGCCGACGTCGAGCCCGCGCAGTCGCACGGCGGTCTTGACCAGCGAGACCGCGTAGCCAGGGACCTTGTTGCGCAGTTCGACCAGCGGGTGGAAGAAGTCGACCAGGAAGCGGTCGATCAGCACGTCGTCGCCGGTCGCGGCGGCCTTGAAGAAGGCCAGCGAGATGTCCGGCGCGAAGCAGAACACCGCCGACGAGTACAGCGTCACGCCGATCCCGCGGTAGGCCGGGACGGTCACCTCGGCGGTCGGCATGCCGTTGAAGAACTGGAACGGCTTTCCGCTGCCGTTGAGCGCGCCGCGCACGGCCAGCACGATCCGGCCCAGCAGGTCGAGGTCGCCGCGGCCGTCCTTGAAGCCCGTCACGTTGGGGATGGTGGCGACCTCGGCGGCGGTCTCCGGGTCGAACACCGCGTTGCCCCGGCTGTAGACGATGACCGGCAGGTCGGCCGCGGCGGCGACCTCGCGGGTGTAGGCGACCATCCCGCTCGGCGGCGCGGCCACCAGGTACGGCGGCAGCATGAGCAGGCCGTTGGCGCCCGCTCCCTGGGCGGCGCGGCTGAACTGCCTGGCCAGCGGGAGTGACCCGCCGGTTCCCGCGTAGACCGGGACGGCACCCGCCGTGACCTCGACCGCGCGGCGCACGAGCGCCTCGTACTCGACCGG is drawn from Actinokineospora alba and contains these coding sequences:
- a CDS encoding carbohydrate ABC transporter permease produces the protein MAVTLEQANLEQRSASRRDSRRPAGPRPVRGGQSPLARRQRRIFGPFLAIPLALYLVLFIGPTLYSVYAAFTNWDGINTPTWRGTDNFTALFDDPLFLESFWNTLLILVVVGIGIFVLAFSFMLLLRDMKGKGFVRGVIFLPHIVSPIVLAIFWGFLLRHDGLLNALIVKFGGEPVAWIGPDSAFLMIMIAMVWISTGFYVAILMAGVDRIPGYFYEDASLAGASAWQKLRHITLPLSWDVIGVAAVLWTISSVKVFEFIYAFGASQGQMPPAYEWNAAVFVYGVTFGGATPQYRFGYACASALVMLLLVTGMVALLRRAMRRDAVQF
- a CDS encoding ABC transporter substrate-binding protein, whose protein sequence is MTRTGRLRRSISFAALGLSALLAVSACGSPSDAGSGGGSGEFTYWSMWQEKEPQAQVIKAAIDSFTKDTGVKVDVQWHGREVMKKLTPSLRTKAAADLVDQSMNQLGNGLSNTGQAADLTSVYNLEVPGEGKKVSDVIPSKYVDYLKDKEGKPFMVPYEVTGEGLWFNAKQVPTEQPQTWDDLVKLLDAAKAKGVSPLALDADNTGVAKYWPLLTLIRAVGPEGMQKLASDRTGAAWDDPKVLDAVTRVEKLVKGGYFAPGYNSGQYPAQQNLWAQNKAAYILQGSWVTSETKTYAAPGFEYSSVQLPRIDGGTDAVGVNFFGFGIPKTAKNSDAAGKFIAYFLNKSRLEGISTKADNITPRSDIPAPAALESLSKSFQDKAVYPSGAALGLKFGGWESTAFQPVAQSLVQGKTSAADFVSQVKAKSVEFWKTQG
- a CDS encoding glucarate dehydratase family protein, whose protein sequence is MSVPITGVTLTPVAFADPALLNAVGVHEPYAIRTIIEVHTADGVTGLGETYADTGHLDRLRAVADAIVGHDVFALNAMFATAKRVLSGNTGADGHGLTGMITTSGTVDRVYSPFEVACLDVQGKLLGRPVSDLLGGAVREAVPFSAYLFYKWAAHPGFEPDSWGEALDPAGIVAQARKMVDEYGFTALKLKGGVFPPDEEIAAIHALRAEFPDLPLRLDPNAAWTVETSIKVGAELDGVLEYLEDPTLGIEGMAEVARAVPMPLATNMCVVSFDHLKPSVLQDAVGVILSDHHYWGGLRRSALLSGICETFGMGLSMHSNSHLGISLAAMVHLAAATPNLTYACDTHWPWKSEDVIEPGVLSFVDGSVRVPTTPGLGVELDRDALAGLHEQYLSCGIRDRDDTGYMRRIDPSYELRKPRW
- a CDS encoding 5-dehydro-4-deoxyglucarate dehydratase, encoding MNPGVPVQMLDRVLFFPVTPFDAAGAVDLDMFTTHLEQGLAAGPGGVFVACGTGEFHALEPVEYEALVRRAVEVTAGAVPVYAGTGGSLPLARQFSRAAQGAGANGLLMLPPYLVAAPPSGMVAYTREVAAAADLPVIVYSRGNAVFDPETAAEVATIPNVTGFKDGRGDLDLLGRIVLAVRGALNGSGKPFQFFNGMPTAEVTVPAYRGIGVTLYSSAVFCFAPDISLAFFKAAATGDDVLIDRFLVDFFHPLVELRNKVPGYAVSLVKTAVRLRGLDVGTVRPPLVEPSPEHVVELERIIAAGLALTAAAVAG